The Alteripontixanthobacter sp. genome has a window encoding:
- a CDS encoding DUF885 domain-containing protein, with protein MTIFRAALLTTAALSLGACQTMADDAELARVSSADDMAMAGEPDMSDHTADAEAAHDRLFALFAASDERNLELNPVGALFRGDMRYADRLGDFLTPEYNAASIQLARDNLAGLDAIDRSALNATDKIAYDVFEYNQQQTLAGYEPGILALTEVRPINHFTGFHTFFPTLQSGQSAAPFKTVADYENALSRNADYVAIAPRAIAKFREGMNTGVLETALTIRNVIEQLDTQLAMPIEESPYWGPVANMPKEFSDAEKTRLTAAYRTSIGEVYGANTMLRDFLRDEYLPAARTTTGLTEMRGGDRLYAKMIEDTTTLPLTADYLHNLGLSEVARIRGEMEKIKDHVGFDGTLNAFFDHIRTDPRFKRDTREELTERYYEIGRKVDALVPEYFSLVPETPLEIRPYEPFREKFQAGGSYSSGAPDGSRPGIFYFNAYDLPSRTTPGEVTLYLHEGAPGHHFQISLAQENEALPAFMRFGGNTAYVEGWALYSETLGYEMGLFDIETNPYSRQGTLDDEMLRAMRLVVDTGLHSKGWSRDRAIEFMLNNSGMGRTDATAEVERYIAIPTQALAYKVGALKIQELRAKASAALGDAFDIKDFHAQVLGTGALPLPVLEKKIDDWIAAGGG; from the coding sequence ATGACAATTTTTCGCGCCGCACTGCTTACCACCGCTGCGCTCTCGCTTGGCGCCTGCCAGACTATGGCGGACGATGCCGAACTGGCACGCGTTTCATCTGCGGACGACATGGCGATGGCTGGCGAACCGGATATGTCCGACCACACGGCCGATGCAGAGGCGGCGCATGACCGGCTGTTCGCGTTGTTCGCTGCATCGGACGAACGCAATCTGGAACTCAACCCGGTGGGTGCGCTGTTTCGCGGTGACATGCGTTATGCGGACAGGCTGGGGGATTTCCTCACCCCGGAATATAATGCTGCTTCGATCCAGCTGGCGCGCGACAATCTGGCGGGGCTGGATGCAATCGACCGGTCTGCGCTGAACGCGACCGACAAGATCGCCTATGACGTTTTCGAATATAACCAGCAGCAGACCCTGGCCGGTTACGAGCCCGGCATTCTGGCGCTGACCGAAGTACGCCCGATCAACCATTTTACCGGCTTCCACACCTTCTTCCCGACCCTGCAAAGCGGGCAGAGCGCGGCACCGTTCAAGACGGTGGCAGATTACGAAAACGCGCTGTCGCGCAATGCCGACTATGTCGCGATTGCTCCGCGCGCCATTGCCAAGTTTCGCGAAGGGATGAACACCGGCGTGCTGGAAACCGCGCTGACTATCCGCAACGTTATCGAACAGCTCGATACGCAGCTCGCCATGCCGATCGAGGAATCGCCCTATTGGGGGCCGGTGGCGAATATGCCCAAGGAATTCTCCGATGCGGAAAAGACGCGGCTGACGGCTGCCTATCGTACCTCCATCGGCGAGGTTTACGGGGCCAACACGATGCTGCGCGATTTTCTGCGCGATGAATATCTGCCCGCCGCGCGCACCACCACAGGCCTCACCGAAATGCGGGGAGGTGACCGGCTCTACGCCAAGATGATAGAGGATACGACGACGCTGCCACTGACGGCGGATTACCTCCATAATTTGGGCCTGTCCGAAGTCGCGCGCATTCGCGGCGAGATGGAAAAGATCAAGGATCACGTGGGCTTCGATGGCACCCTCAACGCGTTTTTCGACCACATCCGGACCGATCCGAGGTTCAAGCGCGATACGCGCGAGGAACTGACCGAGCGCTATTACGAAATCGGCCGCAAGGTTGATGCGCTGGTGCCGGAATATTTCAGCCTGGTGCCGGAAACGCCCCTGGAAATACGGCCTTACGAGCCGTTTCGCGAGAAATTCCAGGCTGGCGGATCCTATAGTTCGGGCGCGCCCGATGGCTCGCGGCCCGGCATTTTCTATTTCAACGCCTACGATCTGCCCAGTCGCACGACGCCGGGCGAAGTGACGCTCTACCTTCATGAAGGCGCACCGGGGCATCACTTCCAGATCAGCCTGGCGCAGGAAAACGAGGCTTTGCCCGCCTTCATGCGCTTTGGTGGCAACACCGCCTATGTCGAGGGCTGGGCGCTATATTCCGAGACTCTGGGCTACGAAATGGGCCTGTTCGATATCGAGACCAATCCCTATTCGCGGCAGGGCACGCTGGATGACGAGATGCTGCGCGCGATGCGGCTGGTGGTCGATACCGGGCTGCATTCGAAAGGCTGGAGCCGGGACCGCGCAATCGAATTCATGCTGAACAATTCGGGCATGGGCCGCACCGATGCGACTGCCGAGGTGGAGCGGTATATCGCCATCCCGACGCAGGCGCTGGCCTATAAGGTTGGCGCGCTGAAGATCCAGGAACTGCGCGCCAAGGCATCGGCCGCATTGGGTGACGCGTTCGATATCAAGGACTTCCATGCGCAGGTGCTGGGCACTGGCGCGTTGCCACTGCCGGTGCTGGAAAAGAAGATCGATGACTGGATTGCCGCGGGCGGCGGCTGA